Within the Rosa rugosa chromosome 2, drRosRugo1.1, whole genome shotgun sequence genome, the region TTTATCTGATAATATGGAAGATTAAGGCTATTGTTCACTAGAACCAAAATTACAGAAACTCTCTTCTTTTTCCAGGTTCTATGAATACAAACAAGCACTGAATCCTTTGTCTAAAACCTCATGTGTTTCTTGGATATATTATTCCAATGTTGGCAGCACCTTGGGCTTGCTTGACTTGTCAGGAAATTAAAATTGTACAGATCCTTTCTTCCAAGAAACCCCATTCATATTCATGTTTACTAAACCCAAATTGATCTCTATCAGACAATTTGGCTTCATATATATAGCTTGTGATTGTGAACAGTTGATGATCAGTTAGGCAACAAAACAGATTAAGCACAAATCATGTTTTTGTTTCTCTATGATTTTAACAATAAATCAATTTAGTTACTTATTATAGAGGTCTCAATATACCAAAATAGGATTCAAAACCAGCACTAGCTCAGCTTGGTCGATTTTGAATTTGGCTGCTTAACTTGTGCCAAAACCGAGTTTCAAATCTATGCACAAACAAAATACTTGTGTGGTGTGCCTTGATCTCAGACCCACTATTAGTACAAGTGTACGGTCCCCCTTGTCTTAAAACCCTTGTTTGGTCCACTAGTGGAATCCCAATCATTCAATACCCAATTCCAAGAGCACCCCCAAAGAGACCCTATTTGCTTCGGACACATGACTTACAAATTGCCAAAGGGTAGTATCCATACCAGACCATAGCACCACTATACATGagaaaaaccctaaaaagaaaTAGGGAGCCAGGCTATCTCATAGAAAAAGTGCTGGATTACATGTGTAGTGTTGGTGAAGATAGTTGTTGGGTGGATATATGGTGCTTTTTCATTAATTCTCAGGCAAAATCATGCCATTCTGATAAAGGTACACTGCTATTCAGGGAAAGCATCTCAAACACTAACTTGCATGCAGCTCAGGTAGAGTTAATGTTGGACCATTTAATTAGTAGGCATATGTCCAGGACCATCTATAGAAACTACTTTTTTGTTAGGACTTAGGACAAGAACTTTGAGTACTTTAATTATTGTCACATCATCAATTGTTCATATGCAAACTTATTTACCCCAGCACTGTAAGAATTCACGGTAAAAGTTCCTCTACCCTAGTGTCTCCTCGATCTCCTAGGCCAAAAGAGATGTTGGCGATTTCACACTATTGCAACTTCTGGAGGATGCAGAGTATTTCTCTATATTCTTCATTCAGAGTAGAAGAGTCTTGCTTCAATGCTATTTGTTTTGACACTCATTTATAGTTAAGAATGTCAAAAGATATTCTAGTCTCGAGTCATGTTCTtcaatcttcatatttctcatCTGAACATATTCTCTATATAGACCCTTGCTGtgacattttctttttattgggGTTTAATTGCATCCTTCTACTTTtcgaaatttgaatgtttggctGATCTCGATCACTAAGGATATTGGTGCCAGGCAAATTGTTAATTGGGAACTTAGTCATAGTAAGTAGAGCATGGATAAGTCAAAAAGTACAACTTTCCATTGTCTCCTTTTGAAATGGGTTAGCCAAATTTTGACGTGAAGTTGATAGTGAACCAAATCCCAGAAATTAGGCTATCTCTCCAATCATGTTAGCCAAAGTGACCATAACATAAATTACATTAAAGAATAAATATCATTAACTTATCTGCATAATAGAACAATAGCCATGATTTTAAAAGCAAATTAAACCAGTATCATAGCCTCTTAGCAGTTTGGTGGTGGCTCGACAAGAGTAGTTGGGAAATCCATCAGCAAAATCTTTTCTATAACTTGCTGCAAATGACAATATTGTCAAGTGCCACAAGCAGAAAATTCTGTTTTAGGGTAGCTTAGAAGGCAAGATTAAAGGCAACTCTTGGCTATTCCAAGTCCTTGTcaatgaaaatgaaagaaaaccaCCACACCAGAGAGGAACATAAAATTGTTTAGATAGTGATATTTGATGATGAACAAATAGAAGGTTGTTGGAAAAAGTTCTCTTGACAAACAGTCTTGCATGTAGTGTTTGCTAGACTGTCAGTGACACAATCTACATTTGCTACATACTTTTACAACAAGAACTCACCCGATATCATGTCCTCAAATCTTACAGAGTAATCTTTTCAGCTCTTATACTTCGATTCTTTGGTAAAAGTTTATGATTGAAATTTTCGacgaaaagaaaataaaaaggagtTTATGATTGAAGTAAGAAAGTGTCAGACGGAAGAAAGGCTTTCCATTCTCTCCAGTCAAACTTCTCTGGTTCTCTGAGGATCTCCTCCTTGAACTTAACTCTCACCAGCTTGATACAAATGACATGAACCACCAAAGCCATTTTGTCTCCAGTCTCCAGATTGCACTTAATTGTTTGTTTGTCAACTCCCacagtagtttttgtttgtttggagTGATTAGAGGAGGGTGACTTGAGTAAAAAGTTGCGGTAGAATTTTTCAGCCAAACCAGACAATTTTTGTAGATGGCTCGAGTTACTGCTTGATCCGAAGTGGGATGGTCATGGCCAGTTCTTTAATAATCATTCACCAAGTTGCATGTATTTATGTTCAGAACAATAAATGGAATTAATGGATAGCAGAAAGAACAGGATATATAGAGTTGAATTCTCGTTGTTGTTCTATGCCTATGAGCTCATCATAAAAGTTGATCATACACTCACACTTGgtcattaattaatttattttattcatcAAATTCTCTTTGATAAATATCATTCTAGTATATATGTAGTTCCCTAAGAACAAAAACCATCAAAGTAACCAGTGGGAAATTAACTACACACAGCAGAAACCCAAACTAAAAAACCCAACCCAAAAGATATACTAGTGTTATAGCTATGGATTTATTCATGTGATAGAGCCATAGAGAGGTGACAGAAAGATATCAGTGAAGATTTAGCAAGGATATATAGTGTAATTAATATGGAAAAGAGATGATCGATTACTAGGTATCTAGCATGGCCTTCGTGTTCTTACATTCTTGGAACATTTCTAATATGGCTGCAAAGTCAGTTCCTAGATTTGcattgtgtttggctccaaaaccagttggcttgcaaactgtctcttttgagcgagtgattgcgcaggcgtgccagcaccgcggggtgcattcgttggggtagtcccttgacctgacttcttcttcaagcgctgtggacgaggagagcaccaacctcgtcacagggttcttctctagcctttcggaaaaggacttttgccttacggataaggactttggttgtggtctcttgcgttcaccgaatcgatacttagtattgtagactaagcagagcaatcactgggaagtttggagaaagcacgggttgcgctaaagcgtgactttagcttcgctgggttgcgagggcgttacccttgcttcgctggtactaacggtggcggttgcgctcgcagtcggctcgctgggagactgggactggaagtacggtcgccggatTGGTCTGGTGatactgacagtcggctcttggagagactaggactggcgcacggtcaccgggtttcaacgaggttgaaggtttgctccggggaggctttgtaatcgctaggattgattgatttgagagaggtcttgattcgtccttgaaacccggtatatatacctagggtttctgactgctccttgttgtagaaggattattgattgaagtttcctaatcaatctctgctacttacctccaataaggtttcgttttcctcatggattccagaatgggcgaagctgtaacccaaaccatagtaggcttatttttgggccgcaggtatcggcccgctgtgctagatccactaaaggatattgccaaaattacttttgggctcaaacattgccccccaggcctcgaaatcaggcccatgagaatataactgattgaaggggactaaaacgacacgttcgatgctcgaaacgatgtcattaatgagggttgcgtcttttcactcgcgaaacgcctttttgtcgcatcgtttccctcacaaaatctcttatttaaatccgcagccacttcagacctgtcacatcagaaactcttttagtctcctaaacccagaaaccctcttttgCACACATCCTTCTcatagaaacccagaaatggctcccccgaaaaaAATGGTTATCGACCAAGAAGAAGAGCTGAATGAACAGGCTGCACGCTCTTGGGGAACTGGGATTGGTGCCAGCCTGATTCTCCAGACCACCATCCAAAGACCTCTGCTCCTCCGACTTTCGAACCACCATGCCGGACTGGGCCCAACGCCGCGAGATGCTTTCCCGGCCGACGCCGTCGCCTCTTATGGTCTACCTGTTCGTCGCCCCATCCccgtcctccgaaggactcctggggattttaccagttggagtgcccctaaccaccgatcaaaaatagggcattggccatcctCCATCAGTGCGGAAGAGCTTTCTTGGTACCGGGAAGCACGCGCTCGAGATCTAGCCcgctggaacgcagcaggtatcacccatactatcgatctttgttttcgtcttccgcgcggtggcaatcgttcgccactcgctgcctttctttgtttctggaacactgctaccaacacctttgattttcgatttggccaaatgagtgtcactttattggacattctcaccattACTGGCCTACCCATTGATGGTGAAccctatctgcatggccaattcgactctgatactttcacctccaccatggcccaaCATGGTCGCGGCGCCCATAGcagctcctatccgcggtggctggcctattaccgccaggagcacaatgcgactggcgggattgcattcttggagtactggctctgtaaatttattttctgcacttcctcctgtaagcccactggtgcctggactTCTCTGgcgacggccctctacaacggccacCGTGTGGGACTAGGACAACCAGTATTAGGTGCCCTCTACCGTACTTTGTAtcaagccacaatgcatccctttgagactagcatttctggccccttttggatccttgacttctggattcaaatttactttccatactttcgtcgcgacgacatcccattACTTCCGCCTACTGACCAACTCTTGGGTCGATGGCTCAGTCGCGGcgaaaggtacacatcccctccttattttgagtgcttcacatacttgtactttctgcacgagatgccgtactgcgacttagtgctgagtAGAAGATTCCCAGCTCCGCTTGAACATGGATTCCTccctggcgcctctcgctacagtgatcgcgcgcgcttggcttttcgccgcgcgatctcctgttccgacatcaggattgccgctgacgaactcagttatgagctctacGCTCCCAACCATTTCGCTCGTCAACTTGGTCTTGtccaattagtgccattccctctgtatgatgcttggaactacaaTACTTCTTGGCGTAGAATTGGGCCcctttctgggcctccgccagcacaaagcacgCTCGCGCTGGTTGATCTTCCTGACTGGACCaaagagattgactctgtggacgcgactgaggaaggatatgatgcatggtgggcagaagtctctgttaactgctggcggCAACAGCACGATGAGGTATTCGCTGCCATCTTCGGGGAACTGCGATATCCCTACGCCGGCGACGTTGATCAACTTGCTCGCATCCTTGAAGACGCTGCACAagctcctcctcctgctgctgaaccggctccgcgatccgcgcgagccccacgtcaggcccaAGCTGGTATCGTAATCCGCGAACCCCTTCAAGAGGTAACTAATCTTGACGCATGTTTTGTCCCTTTTGTTCTTTTATCCCTCCCCTTTTAAATTCAAACTTTGCTTTTCCAGGGGAACGCGCCACTTTCTGGCAGTCGCGCAGCCAAAGCTTTCCCAAGCCGCTGGCCAGTCTGGGAAGCAAAAGGCAGTAATGATAGAGCCTGAGGACAAAGAATCCTCCCCTGATGACGATGACATGCAAACGATAAGAGCCCTCTGTTTGTACAAATCATGCTTTCTTTACGAGTCATACCTAATCCCCTGCCTCTAACAGATCGCTGCTCTCTCGGCTCGGAAGCGCGGTCGttctgatcctcgaactgacctgtgggcagaagatgaaccaatcgctgaccgactggTAAGACACAAGCACACTAAGCACTCgttagaaatttcttttcattctgtgTGACTCTGTAACAATCCTCATTTGCAGGTTCGCCACAGGTCCTCGAGACATgctgaagaaggatcttcaactgttggtgaaggcacatctgcttcccaagccCCAGCGCCAACTATTGTGAACCACTCTCCACCTCCTGCGGGCGCTGTAGATAATGCACAATTGGCCTCGATAccagtgcagatcatagatgacagctcgccGGAGGCTGAAAATAGAGTACTGCTATTGGATGCACCTCGCGAGGAACCAAGCGACGTTCCTGTCCTGGAACAGATAGCGCCTGACTCAATTCCTGTTCCCAGCGAAGCTAGCCCAGAGACAATGCTAGCGATCATTGTGTATGAGCCCCCAATCGAAGAGGTATTCCCCCTAACCAACTATTTCATCATTATTTCCTGGTTCAAGTATTCTGATAATGTCTTCTTCCAGGTTCCAAACGTCGTTGGAACTGGGGACGATGTAATCGGAGCAGTAGAAGCAGAAGCTGCTGAGCCTGTTCCTAACGTGGTTGATCAGGAACTTCctccccctgccccccaagtcgCTGAAGCTGAAGAATTGGAAGACCTTCCTGAACCAACGCCGGAGGTACCTGAACCAGTGCCAGAAGTACCTATCGCTGAACCTCCTGaggcccctgtcgctgagcCTCCTACTCCCTCTACTTTGGAAAGGTTAGCTTGTGTACTTGAAGTGACCCcccctggggtcgtagatgaagtcagagaaggccttcgccgtttcctgggccctgatatcttgattcctggtgcgccTGTGAGGGTCTTAGAATACTTGAGGGTGCTCctccgcgagggagccatcactgagGAACAATTCCAGGAAATCGATCAACTGTTGCAGGATCTTCCTCAAGGGCTCAACGAGCGGGCAGTCGCGAATGCGCAAGCCAGGCAGACCGAAATGCATTATCAGAACCTTACTCAGCAAACGGAGACCGCGCGCGacttcttgggtgaccaagctaacctcatcagggaactgacgctcgagaggaaccacttgaggtcccaAATTCAGGCCTttcaagcccggttaactgATGTTACTGCTATGCTCGTTCATGCAGAACCTCAgttggaacaacccctcgctgctcTCGAGACGCTATCCCAAGAACTGGCTCAGGCACGcgtggcagcccaacaagccgcacaagctgctgcggatgccAGTTTTCGTTTGGACAAACTcttccttcgcctgacccatgcaggccgaaGACTTTTGGGCCCCTAGAATTAGGCCCatattttgtatgaacaatattattattattattaacttaCTACTTAGCCCactttgcttggcccaaataataACTTATTCTCTCAAACGGTTCAACGCTTTAAGTTGCCTTTATCGCTTTAAAACCGTTTGAAAAGactgaaaagataatctcgaaacggagcggttacctccttggagactgctCCGTCTCCCACGctctttcaattatcttcatttccgagatcttagcatttaactccgattgatacgctcattgatggcGATGAGAATATCACAACTAACCATCGTACGGTCAAAGCCACTGAGACTGgcactataaatacctgcactctgGGGAGAAGATATACACAAACGAATATGGGTTTCCCAGAGATAGCAACAaaatctctacttctcttcctccagtttctacgatcttctcctcacgatattagccttagcctcaaattcctaggccttatggcttaacctcaatacctgggtaggtcttatggcctaacctcaggtccaacctcatgtctttggtctctggaagtcgcggtgaaacccaccggtttcatttagaccaaagaacatgtggtgctcccGTAGCGGCGGAACCCGATTCTGAGGGGTCTCCTCTCTCAgattgcccgcgtggagcaggaggaagaagggcggaagaccaatatgggtcgcctgttcttgctccgtagcCTACTTCCAGGGTCTGACTGtgtgacttatgtttttcccctggaggtagatgtggttgtgagtcgcgcttctctgtgaagaccatctccatcccggaggataatCCTTCCCAAAAGGGTTgtgatggattatttccttcctttttggtcCGGTACAGACGGTAGCGGTTGCAACTCAAAGcagaggaggcatgtgggtgaagagagggagtgTAGGAATGCCTGAGCACAGCCCCTTTgctgccacaagatccagaaactctcagtagatctgtaattttatggtttttactctaagccacttctgaccttgtaaaccgcaaatgtgattattttgatttgcactttgtactgcttttggccgcaaagccactttatgaatgaaagtttttaacactttttgcaaatcaaagtataaaataaggcctcaggtataggccattacatgcattcttaacaccataatgtcaaagaaacgaaagggttgaaatttgaaatttttgaacgaaaagccacaaataaggcctgaatgtacagagtgttgcccccctagtatgcgtaggtgaagcaagtacaggatactaaggccacagGGAAGGCCTGAATACggatgaagcgaacctgggTAGACTAAagttgcccccctgtctgagaagaaggttgatccggtggatcgtcaaactcccaaacactagggtagtatttcttcaggaaacgcccgttaatgggattgcggtggaggccgccatccaaatctttgaggtgaaaggccccgcgctccagaatgcgatgaacaacgaagggtccttcccatcgcggagtccatttaccgcgaccggtcaacttctcgccaaaaggcaaaacagcctCCCAAACCAaatcaccctctttgtaactacggccacgtgtcctcttgtcataggcgcgagcaatccTCTGTTTTTCCAAgaccaagttgtccaaagctgccaagcgttgctcgctgagatcttcgtgttcttgccacatcgcctgaacataatcttccccgatcaagtgatgctgatcttggacgcgcaaaGATTGGACGTTGAGTTCCAAAGGTAAGACTGCATCATGGCCGAACATTAGCGCATAGGGGgttgtagcagtgggattcctcttggaggtacgataCGCCCATAAGGTTTCATACAGCGTATCGTGCCACTGTCtggggttttcaacaagcatcttcttgagaaaggtgataataatcttgttactggcctctgcttgaccattggattgggcataataTGGTGTGCTGTGGACAAACTGAATACCCAACTCATTGACAAGCTTCTCTACATCACCGCCCATaaacgctgcccccctgtctgagaccaacacttcagggataccaaacctgcaaataatattctgaaagataaactgacgaatggtagcgccggaagcCTCCTTCAATGGTTcagcttcaacccactttgtgaagaaatcagtggccacaatgatgaacttatgctggagcgaagagtgagggtgaatcatcccaatcaaatccaaagcccagcctcgtgcaggccaaggcttaataatgggttgcatgggaatattgggaatgtgctgcaccggaccatgcgcctgacagtcttggcaGCCTTTCGCGAATGCGATACAATCTTTCAAAATGCTAGGCCAATAaaacccatgtcttctgataagccaacgcatcttggggcccgcttgatgggctccacatactcCTGTGTGCGCTTCGCGCATTAATCGTtttgcttcgcggccatagacacatctaaagtctacgccatcttctccacgtcgtcgcagctcaTCACCTCTAAGGAAATAATTCAAGGCAAGAAAACGAATCTTCCTGTCTGTTGTAAGatctggttgcttgaggtagtcaatcaACGGTATGCGCCAATCAACGTCGATAGGCTCGAGGACCGCGACGACTGGATCGTCtggtgggtcaggccgcgcgagccacgaaggcagtgtgcggcgctcgactttcagaatgcgctcgcgaacgccatatttcaatgtaatgcctgtagccaattgagcgagttcattggccgcaaagttgcgctcacgAGGTATGTGCTCCAAGTCTACATCGTCAAATTGATCTAGAAGTTCAATGGCACGATGCATGTAGGGTATGAGCAaaaagctttcacacttgtactttccttggagctggttgattatgagcaaagagtcgccgtgtacctgaacgtccctcaCCCCTaactctagcagaacctctaggccaatgataagggcctcatactctgcttgattgttGGTACACttaaactccaactggaaagaataagagaaccgatcgcccgctggattttccagaacaatcccagcccctgctaacgtttccgttcttgaaccGTCAAAGTATAGTATCCAGGGCTGTAAGGAGACTGTGGTTTGGTACAAAATAGCGTACTCTGGGATGCTTGCCAAATCTGGCCGAGTGATGGCCACAGCTGCTATTTCTAACTCCTTCACTATAGGGATGTCTAAGGTAGGGTGGTGCGCGAGGaaatctgcgatagcctgtccctttactgccttttgtggcacatactgtagtgagaattcagataaagctaacacccatttgccaatgcggcctctcagaataggtcgcgatagcatgtacttgactaagtcagtctgagcgatgatgcaagtggtaaaggataacatgtagtggcgcagcttgcacgctgagaagtacaatgtgagacatagcttttccattggagtgtaccttgtctcgcagtctgtgagtgtcctactaaggtagaatatggcatgttcgacaccatcctcatcgtcttgggcgaGTAAGCTGCCAatagaagcctcagctgctgataTATATAGCTTTAATGAaaatccagccctaggaggaacgagcactggcgcgctcgccaggtaggccttgattctgtcaaaagcctcttggtgctTATGTTCCCAGACAAACTCGCTTTGGCCCTGCAGCTTcagcagaggagagaaaggctggatcttacctgcagagttagagatgaagcgtctcaggaagttgattttaccaAGCAAGCGCTGTAGctctttcttcgtgcgtggcggaGATGCGTTGATAACTGCGCTCGTtttgtcttcagggacctcaattcccctctgatggacaatgaaccccagaaagtctcctgcttgaactccaaaaacgcacttagcaggattcattttaagcttgtgctgtcgcatgcgctcgaatacTTTCCTGAGGTCTGTGATATGATCCCCTCTTTTCTGAGACttgacaaccacgtcatcaatgtaaacctccaaaatctttccaagtatgtcatggaagattaggttcatggctctttggTAAGTCGCTCCagcgttcttcagtccaaaaggcataaccacatattcaaaaacgcccgcgaacccagggcagcggaacgcggttttgtgtctgtcttcttctgcaaccggaatctggtgataccccgcagtgccgtccatgaaggacagtAATTCATGCCGATCAACGgcatctaccaacatatccgcgaccggcatggggtagatatctttaggtgtagcagtattaaggtctctgtaatctacgcagaccctcatcttaccattcttctttcggacaggcactatgttagatagccactgattgtacttggccaccctgataatgcctgatttgtGCATTTTTTCGACCTCCTCTTTAACGAGGATTTGagtctctgaattcattcttcgcggctcttgtttcacaggcctcttgtcagggagtgttggtagctgatggcaaaccaagtccggtgacaggccaGGCATATCTTCAtacttttccgcaaagcagtccttgaattctagtaataagtcaataagcctctgtttctcgctaggctctaagtaagcactgatagccacttccataggctcatctgctgttccgaga harbors:
- the LOC133730744 gene encoding uncharacterized protein LOC133730744, with product MRGTRHFLAVAQPKLSQAAGQSGKQKAVMIEPEDKESSPDDDDMQTIRALCLFATGPRDMLKKDLQLLIIDDSSPEAENRVLLLDAPREEPSDVPVLEQIAPDSIPVPSEASPETMLAIIVYEPPIEEVPNVVGTGDDVIGAVEAEAAEPVPNVVDQELPPPAPQVAEAEELEDLPEPTPEVPEPVPEVPIAEPPEAPVAEPPTPSTLERVLEYLRVLLREGAITEEQFQEIDQLLQDLPQGLNERAVANAQARQTEMHYQNLTQQTETARDFLEPQLEQPLAALETLSQELAQARVAAQQAAQAAADASFRLDKLFLRLTHAGRRLLGP